CGCGGTCCTACCGGCGCCCATGCCGTATGATCCGACCGAGACCGCGGTTATCGTCGTCGACATGCAGAACGGCTTCTGTCACCCCGACGGGAGCCTCTACGCCGAGCCGAGCGCGGCGGCCGTCGAGCCGGTCACGGCGCTCGTCGACCGGGCCCGCGAGGCCGGCGCGAGCGTCGTCTACACCCGCGACGTCCACCCGCCGGAGCAGTTCGACGACGCCCACTACTACGACGAGTTCGAGCGGTGGGGCGAACACGTCGTCGAGGGGTCGTGGGACGCCGAACTCGTCGCCGACCTCGACGTGCGCGAGGCGGACCACGTCGTCGAGAAACACACCTACGACGCCTTTTACCGGACGGATCTGGAGGGGTATCTCGACGCGCACGGGATCAACGACCTGCTCATCTGCGGGACGCTCGCGAACGTCTGCGTGCTCCATACGGCCGGCAGCGCGGGGCTCCGCGACTACCGGCCCGTCGTCGTCGAGGACGCGCTCGGCTACATCACCGAGGACCACCGGGAGTACGCCGTCGACCACGCCGACTGGCTGTTCGGGGAGACGACGACCCGCGACGCCG
This genomic window from Halorubrum sp. PV6 contains:
- a CDS encoding cysteine hydrolase family protein, whose protein sequence is MPYDPTETAVIVVDMQNGFCHPDGSLYAEPSAAAVEPVTALVDRAREAGASVVYTRDVHPPEQFDDAHYYDEFERWGEHVVEGSWDAELVADLDVREADHVVEKHTYDAFYRTDLEGYLDAHGINDLLICGTLANVCVLHTAGSAGLRDYRPVVVEDALGYITEDHREYAVDHADWLFGETTTRDAVAFDS